A region from the Geobacter benzoatilyticus genome encodes:
- a CDS encoding Spy/CpxP family protein refolding chaperone — translation MKNGMKAVATILGVVLVSGTLAACKHHESHGDYAKKMKEHFDASLKKVGATDEQRAKIGGVSDQIVADGQQVCKNSQGLSAKVVGCLLLDTPDRQWLHNTVDEKAKELTGFAHRTVDRLIEISAMLTPEQRSELKKGFDSAHGSEK, via the coding sequence ATGAAAAACGGAATGAAAGCTGTTGCAACGATTCTCGGAGTTGTTCTCGTGAGTGGAACATTGGCAGCCTGCAAGCATCATGAATCGCATGGCGATTATGCCAAGAAAATGAAGGAGCATTTCGATGCATCGCTCAAGAAGGTCGGAGCAACCGATGAGCAAAGGGCAAAGATTGGTGGAGTCTCAGATCAGATTGTAGCCGACGGTCAACAGGTGTGCAAAAACAGTCAGGGACTTTCAGCTAAAGTCGTTGGTTGTCTCCTCCTGGACACCCCGGATCGCCAGTGGCTGCATAATACCGTAGACGAGAAAGCAAAGGAACTCACCGGATTTGCCCACCGCACCGTCGACCGTCTTATCGAAATCAGTGCCATGCTGACCCCCGAACAGCGCTCGGAACTGAAGAAGGGATTCGATTCGGCCCACGGGTCAGAAAAGTAG
- a CDS encoding response regulator, with amino-acid sequence MDEKRQRLIFLVDDDAKLRKLLVKFLKEHGFVLREFSDGSMVTAAIEAEEPEAVILDIMLPGESGLDILRRIRQESAVPVIMLTAKGEDEDRILGLELGSDDYLPKPFNPRELLARLNAIMRRAASAQDVKVLSTDTMEVAGLLLNRNRRTVSSGGTELPLSATEFKLLEALMSRPNMILSRDELLNYARGKDFGPFDRSIDVHIGKLRTKIESLPGAKKCIKTVWGSGYMLEDRP; translated from the coding sequence ATGGATGAAAAACGACAGAGACTGATTTTTCTGGTCGATGACGACGCCAAGCTGCGGAAGCTGCTGGTTAAGTTTTTGAAGGAGCATGGATTTGTCCTGCGCGAATTTTCCGACGGTTCGATGGTAACGGCTGCCATTGAAGCGGAGGAGCCCGAAGCCGTCATTCTCGATATCATGCTGCCCGGTGAGAGCGGCTTGGACATTCTCCGCCGCATTCGTCAAGAGTCGGCGGTGCCCGTAATCATGCTCACTGCCAAAGGGGAAGACGAAGACCGTATCCTGGGGCTGGAGCTGGGTTCGGACGATTACCTGCCCAAGCCTTTCAACCCTCGGGAGCTCCTGGCGCGGCTCAATGCAATAATGCGGAGAGCAGCATCCGCACAGGACGTCAAGGTGCTTTCCACAGATACGATGGAAGTCGCCGGTCTTCTCCTCAACCGAAACAGACGTACGGTCAGCTCGGGCGGAACGGAGTTGCCACTGTCTGCCACCGAATTCAAACTTCTGGAGGCGCTGATGAGCCGCCCGAACATGATCCTGTCCAGAGACGAGCTCTTGAACTATGCGCGGGGCAAAGACTTCGGCCCTTTTGACCGGAGCATAGATGTCCACATCGGCAAACTCCGGACCAAAATCGAATCACTCCCAGGGGCAAAGAAGTGCATCAAGACCGTGTGGGGATCGGGATACATGCTGGAGGACCGGCCATGA
- a CDS encoding HAMP domain-containing sensor histidine kinase produces the protein MMRRLYFKILLHWVVALIVTEALIFGLFLFIVKDGHRAYVVESIGRNTLIARDYVEAAIAGCPVKGEDVGTVMRDAVERLGASAHAKVWINRTDGTLLAASFAGDIKVPEVDSGKSANYEKATINVEVGPKRLSYSTVPITLGNPLEGTATLHILTEREPGRFPHGKFGAGLALIGVVIAVFAIPLSRHITRPLKRLQESALRIAGGDLSARADIRGKDEIGRLGQAFNSMAETVERMIQAGKELTANVSHELRSPLARIRVAGECLKDSVARGDTSDSAELLEGMWEDIAEADQLIGRILDYSKLDLHEPVPVTTEVWPATILDGLLKAMRPQFKTKEITVEIEVEPQLSVAGDEEWLRAAFKNLLENAARYTSEGGRVRISMRSENDAVMLEVTNSSPPLLAEDLERIFNPFYRGKGATGEGTGLGLAITKKIIALHQGDIGARNTPQGFQVWLRLSRFTAEGSVLISGRSD, from the coding sequence ATGATGCGGCGGCTCTATTTCAAGATACTGCTCCATTGGGTAGTTGCCCTTATTGTTACGGAAGCGCTCATTTTCGGTCTGTTCCTTTTTATCGTCAAAGACGGTCACCGCGCTTACGTGGTTGAATCCATAGGCAGGAACACCCTTATCGCCAGGGATTATGTTGAAGCTGCGATCGCCGGATGTCCCGTAAAAGGAGAGGATGTCGGTACCGTGATGCGAGACGCTGTAGAGAGGCTTGGTGCGTCTGCCCACGCAAAAGTCTGGATCAACAGAACAGACGGAACCCTGCTTGCGGCATCTTTTGCAGGTGACATCAAGGTTCCTGAGGTAGATTCCGGCAAGTCCGCCAACTACGAGAAAGCCACTATCAATGTAGAAGTCGGGCCGAAACGTCTCTCGTATTCTACGGTTCCAATTACCCTTGGAAACCCGCTGGAAGGTACGGCAACACTGCATATCCTCACAGAGCGGGAACCCGGGCGGTTTCCCCACGGCAAGTTCGGGGCAGGGTTGGCCTTGATCGGTGTTGTCATAGCTGTCTTCGCCATTCCACTTTCACGGCATATCACGAGACCACTGAAGCGTCTCCAGGAATCGGCGCTTCGCATTGCGGGAGGTGATCTTTCTGCCCGTGCCGACATACGGGGAAAAGATGAAATCGGAAGGCTCGGCCAGGCATTCAACAGCATGGCGGAGACAGTGGAACGGATGATCCAAGCGGGAAAGGAGCTTACCGCCAACGTTTCGCACGAGTTGCGCAGTCCCCTTGCCCGCATCAGGGTTGCGGGAGAGTGCCTTAAGGATTCCGTAGCACGGGGTGACACGTCCGATTCCGCAGAGTTGCTGGAGGGGATGTGGGAAGACATCGCCGAGGCGGACCAGTTGATAGGGCGCATCCTCGATTATTCGAAGCTGGACCTGCACGAACCTGTTCCTGTAACCACGGAGGTCTGGCCGGCAACGATCCTGGATGGGCTCCTCAAGGCCATGCGCCCCCAATTCAAAACAAAAGAGATCACGGTTGAAATTGAGGTCGAACCGCAACTCTCAGTTGCGGGAGATGAGGAGTGGTTGAGAGCGGCCTTCAAGAACCTCCTGGAGAACGCAGCACGATATACGTCGGAAGGGGGACGGGTACGGATATCGATGCGCTCAGAGAATGACGCAGTTATGCTAGAAGTGACAAACTCGTCTCCTCCGCTTCTAGCGGAAGACCTGGAGAGGATTTTCAATCCGTTTTACAGGGGAAAGGGGGCAACGGGTGAGGGAACCGGCCTCGGCCTTGCGATCACAAAGAAAATCATCGCGCTCCATCAAGGGGATATCGGAGCGAGAAACACACCACAGGGGTTTCAAGTCTGGCTTCGGCTGTCGAGATTCACGGCAGAAGGATCCGTGTTGATCAGCGGTAGAAGCGATTGA
- a CDS encoding LytTR family transcriptional regulator DNA-binding domain-containing protein, translating into MSRILSLIEQMEPGVVILNEDLTVSSVSSMVFMIFGHIPRERIFAGDLLGIHSEEAREKVKETLRLARQAQRHIPLSLKFITSEGHDRYLLVKLITVTERDPAGGKICALFYDITPFILAERKLMRVPVTSRGDIHLLKPEEIVYLKADNIYSLIYTESGEFHSDMSLGSIEKRLSEEIFFRIHRSYLINITKIIKVHRESHECTVATGGSEVRLPVSRDKMQRFLAYLGLK; encoded by the coding sequence ATGAGTCGCATCCTCTCCTTGATCGAACAGATGGAACCGGGAGTCGTGATCCTCAACGAGGATCTCACCGTTTCTTCCGTCAGCAGCATGGTTTTCATGATTTTCGGCCACATCCCGCGGGAGCGCATCTTCGCCGGGGACCTCCTCGGCATCCACAGCGAGGAGGCGCGGGAAAAGGTGAAGGAAACCCTGCGGCTGGCCCGTCAGGCGCAGCGGCACATTCCGCTCTCCCTCAAGTTCATCACCAGCGAGGGGCACGACCGTTACCTTCTCGTCAAGCTGATCACCGTGACGGAGCGGGACCCCGCCGGCGGGAAGATCTGCGCCCTCTTTTACGACATCACCCCGTTCATCCTGGCCGAACGTAAGCTCATGCGGGTTCCGGTGACCTCCCGCGGCGATATCCATCTGCTCAAACCGGAGGAGATCGTCTACCTCAAGGCGGACAACATCTACTCCCTCATCTATACCGAGTCGGGCGAATTCCACAGCGATATGTCCCTGGGGTCCATTGAAAAGCGCCTTTCCGAAGAGATCTTCTTCCGCATCCACCGCAGCTACCTCATCAACATCACCAAGATCATAAAGGTCCACCGGGAGAGCCACGAATGCACCGTTGCCACGGGTGGCAGCGAAGTCCGCCTCCCGGTGAGCCGCGACAAGATGCAACGGTTCCTGGCCTATCTCGGCCTGAAGTAA
- the cooS gene encoding anaerobic carbon-monoxide dehydrogenase catalytic subunit has translation MDLAHTSHDSRSIDPAAKEMLRIADREGYATIWERYEKQQPQCSYGQLGTCCRICSMGPCRIDPFGDGPSHGVCGATADTIVARNLARMAAVGSSSHSDHGRKVALLLKAVANGSNTDYRIADPEKLVAVATRLGIPTDGREPAAIAGDVATVAIDCFGNQGEEPIVFMEKYMPKKRFQRLQDLEDTLYRTMGAKTGFLPRAIDREAVDILHRTHFGCDHDPLSLVAQSVRCSLSDGWGGSLIATELQDILLGSPTIKPVKANLGVLEAESVNVVVHGHEPILSAKVVEMAQSAACRAAAEAVGAKRVNVVGLCCTGNEVLLRQGVGMAGNESHSELAIMTGAVDAMVVDVQCIYPALADLASCFHTRFITTSEQAKIPGALHIQFEEQEADAIATHIIKTAIDAFPNRNKARVYIPQHTSTAIVGFTVEEILKALGGTPQPLIDLIVKGTIKGVAGIVGCNNVKVQQDFFHRTLTEELIKRDILVIGTGCWAIAAAKSGLMDLPARDLAGPGLRAVCGQLGIPPVLHMGSCVDCSRMLNLAGTLADHLQVDISDLPLVGSAPEWTTEKAVAIGTYFVGSGIPVHLWPLPPILGGPEVTKILTSDAKDVLGGWFFVEEDPVVTADRMEQIIMERRAALGI, from the coding sequence ATGGACCTGGCACACACCAGCCATGACAGCCGCAGTATTGATCCGGCCGCGAAGGAGATGCTGCGCATCGCCGATCGGGAAGGATACGCAACGATCTGGGAGCGTTACGAAAAACAGCAGCCCCAATGCAGCTACGGCCAACTCGGCACCTGCTGCCGGATCTGCTCCATGGGACCATGCCGCATCGATCCCTTCGGAGACGGCCCCAGCCACGGTGTCTGCGGGGCCACCGCCGATACCATCGTGGCCCGCAACCTCGCCCGCATGGCCGCGGTCGGCTCCTCATCACATTCCGACCACGGCCGCAAGGTGGCGCTCCTCCTCAAGGCGGTTGCCAACGGCAGCAACACCGACTACCGCATCGCCGATCCCGAAAAACTCGTAGCCGTCGCGACGCGTCTCGGCATCCCCACGGACGGACGGGAGCCCGCTGCAATAGCCGGCGATGTGGCAACGGTTGCCATCGACTGTTTCGGCAACCAGGGGGAGGAACCGATCGTCTTCATGGAGAAGTACATGCCGAAGAAACGGTTCCAGCGGCTGCAGGACCTGGAGGATACCCTCTACCGCACCATGGGCGCGAAAACCGGGTTTCTGCCGCGCGCCATCGACCGGGAAGCAGTGGACATCCTCCACCGCACCCACTTCGGCTGCGACCACGATCCCCTCTCCCTTGTCGCGCAATCGGTCCGCTGCTCCCTCTCCGACGGCTGGGGGGGCTCCCTGATCGCCACCGAGCTGCAGGATATCCTGCTCGGCTCCCCCACCATCAAACCAGTGAAGGCCAATCTGGGCGTACTGGAGGCGGAGAGCGTCAATGTCGTCGTCCACGGCCATGAGCCGATCCTGTCGGCCAAGGTGGTGGAGATGGCCCAGAGCGCCGCATGCCGCGCCGCGGCGGAGGCGGTGGGGGCCAAGCGGGTCAACGTGGTCGGCCTCTGCTGTACCGGCAACGAGGTGCTGCTGCGCCAGGGGGTCGGCATGGCGGGGAACGAGTCCCACAGCGAGCTCGCCATCATGACCGGTGCCGTTGACGCCATGGTGGTTGACGTGCAGTGCATCTATCCGGCCCTGGCCGACCTTGCCTCCTGCTTCCATACCCGGTTCATCACGACGAGCGAGCAGGCGAAGATCCCCGGCGCGCTCCACATCCAGTTCGAAGAACAGGAAGCGGATGCCATTGCCACCCACATCATCAAGACCGCCATCGACGCCTTTCCGAACCGCAACAAGGCCCGCGTGTACATTCCGCAGCACACCAGCACCGCGATCGTCGGGTTTACCGTGGAGGAGATCCTCAAGGCGCTAGGCGGCACGCCCCAGCCGCTGATCGACCTGATCGTCAAGGGAACCATCAAGGGGGTGGCCGGCATCGTCGGCTGCAATAACGTGAAGGTCCAGCAGGACTTCTTCCACCGCACCCTGACCGAGGAGTTGATCAAGCGCGACATCCTGGTCATCGGCACAGGCTGCTGGGCCATCGCCGCGGCAAAATCGGGGCTCATGGATCTCCCTGCCCGGGACCTGGCCGGGCCGGGGCTCCGGGCGGTATGCGGCCAACTGGGGATACCTCCCGTTCTCCACATGGGCTCGTGCGTCGATTGCTCCCGCATGCTCAACCTGGCAGGGACACTGGCGGACCACCTGCAGGTGGACATCTCCGACCTCCCGCTGGTTGGGTCTGCACCGGAATGGACCACGGAAAAAGCGGTCGCCATCGGTACCTATTTCGTCGGCTCCGGCATCCCGGTGCATCTCTGGCCACTTCCCCCCATCCTCGGTGGCCCTGAGGTGACGAAGATCCTCACCAGCGACGCCAAGGATGTTCTCGGCGGCTGGTTTTTCGTGGAAGAAGACCCGGTGGTGACTGCCGACCGGATGGAACAGATCATCATGGAGCGGCGCGCCGCCCTCGGGATTTAA
- a CDS encoding AAA family ATPase, whose translation MCQPQTGMRVVITGKGGVGKTTLTSCLATVLASAGTHVLAVDEDPQMNLPNALGVAYEDAAKIVPLNRHADYIEEKTGIRPGRNGWGALFKLNPDVEDVVSRLGLKVAENLSLLVMGTVKQAGGGCLCAENVLLDATIRHLALRMNEAILLDTQAGMEHFGRSLAKGFGQCVVVADSSFNALSVALHSASLARETGIELVHLAVNRVTTGDIRLERFERETGQKLRDLFDTVVQLPAEPLLQALDPHVVRIMADRQNGYAAAVTQLASLLSSPPCPCAAGHHQHHHHHAH comes from the coding sequence ATGTGTCAACCGCAAACCGGAATGCGCGTCGTCATCACTGGTAAAGGGGGGGTGGGGAAGACCACCCTCACCTCCTGCCTCGCCACTGTCCTGGCATCGGCCGGCACCCACGTCCTTGCCGTGGATGAGGACCCCCAGATGAACCTGCCGAACGCCCTGGGGGTCGCGTACGAGGACGCGGCAAAGATCGTCCCCCTGAACCGGCACGCCGACTACATCGAGGAAAAGACCGGCATCAGGCCCGGCAGAAACGGGTGGGGTGCCCTCTTCAAGCTCAACCCCGACGTGGAAGATGTGGTGAGCCGGCTCGGCTTGAAGGTGGCGGAGAACCTGAGCCTGCTGGTGATGGGAACCGTGAAGCAGGCGGGGGGCGGCTGCCTCTGCGCGGAGAACGTACTCCTCGACGCCACGATCAGGCACCTCGCCCTGCGGATGAACGAAGCGATCCTCCTCGACACCCAGGCAGGCATGGAGCATTTCGGCCGGTCCCTTGCCAAGGGATTCGGCCAGTGCGTTGTGGTGGCGGACTCTTCCTTCAACGCCTTGAGCGTCGCCCTCCACTCCGCCTCCCTCGCCCGCGAAACCGGCATCGAACTCGTTCATCTCGCGGTAAACCGGGTCACCACCGGCGATATCCGGCTGGAGCGGTTCGAGCGGGAAACCGGCCAGAAACTGCGCGATCTGTTCGACACGGTTGTCCAACTGCCGGCAGAACCGCTCCTGCAGGCGCTCGACCCGCACGTGGTGCGGATCATGGCGGACCGGCAGAACGGCTATGCGGCAGCGGTGACGCAGCTGGCCTCCCTGCTCAGCTCTCCGCCCTGCCCTTGCGCCGCAGGCCATCACCAGCACCACCATCACCATGCCCATTGA
- a CDS encoding 4Fe-4S dicluster domain-containing protein, whose translation MKRIFVDYKKCLACKACETACAVEHHPGGTLLAALGDRKTEVNVRVLGIDQEAFPLSCRHCDPAECLDACPSGALGRDPESGAVILDPALCKACAMCAMVCPFDAISFKATHRAGYGRDVAHKCDLCTDRVKAGGQPACVEACHSGALVFAEYEATRTERAVKGLRHYLLGLEGLPPHVELFRELRRKEFARRRGGEE comes from the coding sequence ATGAAACGGATATTCGTTGATTATAAAAAGTGCCTTGCCTGCAAAGCCTGCGAAACCGCCTGCGCAGTGGAGCACCATCCCGGCGGCACCCTGCTCGCCGCCCTTGGCGACCGCAAGACGGAAGTGAACGTCCGGGTGCTCGGCATTGACCAGGAAGCCTTTCCCCTCTCCTGCCGACATTGCGACCCTGCGGAGTGCCTCGATGCCTGCCCTTCGGGGGCGCTCGGCCGGGACCCGGAAAGCGGGGCCGTCATCCTCGATCCCGCACTGTGCAAGGCCTGCGCGATGTGCGCCATGGTCTGCCCCTTTGACGCCATCTCCTTCAAGGCCACCCACCGCGCCGGATATGGCCGGGATGTGGCCCATAAATGCGACCTCTGCACCGATAGGGTCAAGGCCGGAGGCCAACCCGCCTGCGTCGAGGCATGCCATTCCGGTGCCCTCGTCTTTGCCGAGTACGAGGCCACCCGCACCGAACGGGCCGTCAAGGGGCTGCGGCATTACCTCTTAGGTCTTGAGGGGCTGCCGCCCCATGTCGAGCTTTTTCGAGAGTTGCGCCGGAAAGAGTTTGCCCGGCGCCGGGGAGGTGAGGAATGA
- a CDS encoding NAD(P)/FAD-dependent oxidoreductase, whose translation MKVVTVGTGMAASEFVERLRLDGFTDDIVMCSDEEFAPYSPCVIPFYLAGEPLETVYWKGSDFYDRYRVMPRLSDPVVEVDAQRRMVRTTAGRTESYDRLFFASGARSWYPRPEWLDTHGVFGFKTLTDMVAIDRYIREHDVRQAVVFGGGFIGVDAALALWHRGLDITLVHRNTRVLSQMTDEEGGQFATRKLAEKTGLDIRLKTTVTDIVAPAGQLSGVRFSDDTTMETTLLIVAIGVSPNSEPLRGDDKGVPSDRQMLADAGIYTAGDVAVTPHAVTGEAGVYATYPNAMRQARTAAQHLLHGDGSYAGSINTNVLKKHIDFPIVSAGSFTGEPVTWQQGDIWRRVYLQDGMINGYIIIGDTRMSGYVYQLYVSRQRVDRTIGSILASPHHDAYYRQVTGCNV comes from the coding sequence ATGAAGGTGGTCACCGTAGGAACGGGCATGGCGGCATCGGAGTTCGTGGAGCGGCTCAGGCTCGACGGGTTCACGGACGACATCGTCATGTGCAGCGATGAGGAGTTTGCCCCCTATTCCCCCTGCGTCATCCCCTTTTACCTGGCCGGCGAACCTCTGGAAACCGTCTACTGGAAGGGAAGCGACTTTTATGACCGGTACCGCGTGATGCCGCGCCTGTCTGACCCAGTGGTGGAGGTGGATGCACAGAGGCGAATGGTGCGGACGACAGCGGGACGGACCGAAAGCTACGACCGCCTCTTCTTTGCCAGCGGCGCCCGGAGCTGGTACCCCCGGCCGGAGTGGCTCGACACCCACGGCGTCTTCGGCTTCAAGACCCTGACCGACATGGTCGCCATCGACCGCTACATCCGCGAACACGATGTACGGCAGGCAGTGGTGTTCGGCGGCGGATTCATCGGGGTGGACGCCGCCCTGGCCCTGTGGCATCGCGGCCTCGACATCACCCTGGTTCACCGCAACACCCGCGTCCTGTCCCAGATGACCGACGAGGAAGGGGGACAGTTCGCCACCCGGAAGTTAGCGGAAAAGACCGGGCTGGACATCCGGCTCAAGACCACAGTGACCGATATCGTTGCCCCGGCAGGACAGCTTTCCGGGGTACGCTTCTCCGACGACACCACTATGGAAACGACACTGCTGATCGTGGCCATCGGGGTATCCCCCAACTCCGAGCCGCTGCGGGGTGACGACAAGGGGGTGCCGTCCGACCGGCAGATGCTGGCGGATGCTGGCATCTACACCGCCGGCGATGTCGCCGTCACCCCCCATGCGGTCACCGGCGAGGCCGGGGTCTATGCGACCTACCCCAATGCCATGCGCCAGGCCCGTACCGCGGCACAGCACCTCTTGCACGGCGATGGGAGTTATGCCGGCTCGATAAATACGAACGTGCTCAAAAAGCACATCGACTTCCCCATCGTCTCGGCGGGGAGCTTTACCGGCGAACCGGTCACGTGGCAGCAGGGGGATATCTGGCGCAGGGTCTACCTGCAGGACGGCATGATCAACGGCTATATCATCATCGGCGACACCCGCATGTCGGGTTACGTGTATCAGCTCTATGTCTCGCGCCAGCGAGTCGACCGGACCATCGGCAGCATCCTCGCATCGCCGCACCACGATGCCTACTACCGGCAGGTAACAGGCTGCAATGTCTGA
- a CDS encoding MBL fold metallo-hydrolase encodes MKRIMFCVMILGALIVMAYTLFSNNSATALALSPLSLESDQKHPVMLTKGRALEQARVMWDFFFNKSADTRPSGKIPVQALTRAQLLAAPDNMVYRLGHSTVLMKLNNAFWITDPMFSDRASPLRFAGPARFHAPPVSIEELPPIKGVIISHDHYDHLDHDSIMKLEGKTEYFLTPLGVGDILADWGVPSAKVRQLDWWQETEIDGVCCAATPARHFSGRGFFDRNRTQWASWVIFGRDRRVFFSGDSGYFDGFRQIGDKYGPFDITMLETGAYNENWPEVHMHPEEAIQAHLDLNGKLLLPVHNGTFDLAMHSWWEPFDRIAALGNARIVSVVIPMMGEAVSMHDTAVGMHWWKSLEKNKETSMPATDWSRQHHVKNQASAQGSSAPVSSLP; translated from the coding sequence ATGAAACGGATCATGTTCTGCGTTATGATATTGGGAGCACTTATAGTCATGGCATATACACTCTTCAGTAATAACAGCGCCACCGCCCTGGCGCTGTCACCGCTATCGCTCGAAAGTGATCAAAAACATCCGGTCATGCTGACAAAAGGCAGAGCGCTTGAACAGGCGCGCGTCATGTGGGATTTTTTCTTCAATAAATCAGCAGACACGCGTCCATCGGGGAAAATACCGGTACAGGCATTGACCAGAGCGCAGCTACTGGCCGCCCCGGACAACATGGTGTATCGTCTGGGACATTCGACCGTATTGATGAAGCTGAACAACGCCTTTTGGATAACTGATCCGATGTTTTCGGACCGCGCGTCCCCGCTGCGGTTCGCTGGACCGGCGCGGTTTCACGCGCCACCCGTCAGTATTGAAGAATTGCCACCAATCAAGGGGGTCATCATCTCCCACGACCATTACGACCATCTGGATCATGATTCAATCATGAAGCTAGAGGGGAAGACAGAATATTTCCTGACTCCGCTCGGGGTGGGGGACATTCTGGCTGACTGGGGGGTGCCGTCGGCAAAGGTGCGGCAACTGGACTGGTGGCAGGAAACTGAAATCGACGGTGTCTGTTGTGCCGCCACACCAGCTCGACACTTCTCGGGGCGCGGTTTCTTCGACAGGAATCGTACCCAGTGGGCATCATGGGTAATCTTTGGCCGTGACCGGCGTGTTTTCTTCAGCGGCGATTCCGGCTACTTCGACGGTTTCAGGCAGATCGGCGACAAATACGGCCCCTTTGATATCACCATGCTGGAAACCGGCGCGTATAACGAGAATTGGCCTGAAGTCCATATGCACCCGGAAGAGGCGATCCAGGCGCATCTGGACCTGAATGGTAAACTCCTGCTGCCGGTGCATAACGGCACTTTTGATCTGGCCATGCACTCCTGGTGGGAGCCTTTCGACAGAATTGCCGCCTTGGGTAATGCCCGGATCGTATCGGTCGTCATTCCCATGATGGGTGAAGCGGTAAGCATGCATGACACTGCGGTTGGTATGCACTGGTGGAAAAGTCTGGAAAAAAATAAAGAAACCAGTATGCCAGCGACCGACTGGTCGAGACAGCATCACGTCAAAAACCAAGCGTCCGCGCAAGGAAGCTCCGCGCCGGTTAGCTCTCTCCCTTAG
- a CDS encoding flavodoxin family protein has product MAKNVLILSCSPRKEGNSDLLCDQFALGATEAGCRVEKISAGDRRINYCTACDACQGNGGACVQKDDMAEILDKMISADVIVMATPVYFSTMNAQTKALIDRTYARYTAITGKEFYFIMTAAVGDKELLELTLESLRKFASCLTGSRERGVIYGTGAWNKGDITKSPAMDLAYEMGRNLQ; this is encoded by the coding sequence ATGGCGAAAAATGTACTGATATTGTCATGCAGTCCCAGAAAAGAAGGCAACTCCGACCTGTTATGCGATCAGTTCGCGCTAGGTGCGACCGAAGCCGGCTGCCGGGTGGAAAAGATATCCGCAGGTGACAGGCGGATCAATTACTGCACCGCCTGTGACGCCTGTCAGGGCAATGGCGGTGCCTGCGTCCAGAAAGACGATATGGCGGAGATCCTCGATAAAATGATCAGCGCGGATGTGATCGTCATGGCGACGCCGGTCTATTTTTCCACCATGAACGCCCAGACGAAGGCCCTGATCGACCGGACCTACGCGCGATATACCGCGATCACCGGGAAGGAGTTCTACTTCATCATGACCGCCGCTGTCGGCGACAAAGAGCTGCTGGAGCTGACTCTCGAATCGCTCAGGAAGTTCGCTTCCTGCCTGACCGGATCTAGGGAACGGGGTGTTATTTATGGAACCGGAGCCTGGAACAAAGGGGACATAACGAAAAGCCCTGCGATGGACCTGGCCTATGAAATGGGCAGAAATCTCCAGTGA